The Lepisosteus oculatus isolate fLepOcu1 chromosome 4, fLepOcu1.hap2, whole genome shotgun sequence genome window below encodes:
- the LOC138238143 gene encoding proteoglycan 4-like isoform X1: protein MASLWLTVAVLLALCQAATTLRPTQHPETRPTASPPVRQTAHHETRPTVSKTVHPTQPKETRPTVSKTVHPTQPKEPRPTAFTPVRHTEHYETRPTVSKPVRPTQTKETKSTDSTPRRHARSLEDTDTESSELQSLKCYQCVDISEQPNCSSPEEVECRPGLTRCLNMMLIPPAYGITRRCASERECQSLESNPSSFVTARCCDTDLCN from the exons ATGGCGTCCCTGTGGTTGACCGTCGCTGTGCTCCTGGCTCTCTGTCAGG CTGCTACAACACTACGTCCTACTCAACACCCGGAAACCAGACCCACAG CTTCCCCTCCAGTACGTCAGACTGCACACCATGAAACTAGACCCACAG TTTCCAAGACAGTACATCCTACCCAACCCAAGGAAACTAGACCCACAG TTTCCAAGACAGTACATCCTACCCAACCCAAGGAACCTAGACCCACAG CTTTTACTCCAGTACGTCACACTGAACACTATGAAACTAGACCCACAG TTTCCAAACCAGTACGTCCTACTCAAACCAAGGAAACTAAATCCACAG ATTCCACACCGAGACGTCACGCTCGTTCCCTGGAAGATACAGATACTG AGTCCTCAGAGCTCCAGTCTCTGAAGTGCTATCAGTGTGTCGACATCTCCGAGCAGCCGAACTGCAGCAGCCCTGAGGAGGTGGAGTGTCGCCCTGGTCTGACCCGCTGTCTCAACATGATGCTCATCCCTCCTGCCT ACGGGATAACCCGGCGCTGCGCCTCGGAGAGGGAGTGCCAGAGCCTGGAGTCCAACCCCAGCAGCTTTGTGACAGCCCGCTGCTGTGACACTGACCTCTGCAACTGA
- the LOC138238143 gene encoding proteoglycan 4-like isoform X2: protein MASLWLTVAVLLALCQAATTLRPTQHPETRPTASPPVRQTAHHETRPTVSKTVHPTQPKEPRPTAFTPVRHTEHYETRPTVSKPVRPTQTKETKSTDSTPRRHARSLEDTDTESSELQSLKCYQCVDISEQPNCSSPEEVECRPGLTRCLNMMLIPPAYGITRRCASERECQSLESNPSSFVTARCCDTDLCN from the exons ATGGCGTCCCTGTGGTTGACCGTCGCTGTGCTCCTGGCTCTCTGTCAGG CTGCTACAACACTACGTCCTACTCAACACCCGGAAACCAGACCCACAG CTTCCCCTCCAGTACGTCAGACTGCACACCATGAAACTAGACCCACAG TTTCCAAGACAGTACATCCTACCCAACCCAAGGAACCTAGACCCACAG CTTTTACTCCAGTACGTCACACTGAACACTATGAAACTAGACCCACAG TTTCCAAACCAGTACGTCCTACTCAAACCAAGGAAACTAAATCCACAG ATTCCACACCGAGACGTCACGCTCGTTCCCTGGAAGATACAGATACTG AGTCCTCAGAGCTCCAGTCTCTGAAGTGCTATCAGTGTGTCGACATCTCCGAGCAGCCGAACTGCAGCAGCCCTGAGGAGGTGGAGTGTCGCCCTGGTCTGACCCGCTGTCTCAACATGATGCTCATCCCTCCTGCCT ACGGGATAACCCGGCGCTGCGCCTCGGAGAGGGAGTGCCAGAGCCTGGAGTCCAACCCCAGCAGCTTTGTGACAGCCCGCTGCTGTGACACTGACCTCTGCAACTGA
- the LOC138238143 gene encoding uncharacterized protein isoform X3 — protein MKLDPQFPRQYILPNPRKLDPQERLNSDCVFAVSKTVHPTQPKEPRPTAFTPVRHTEHYETRPTVSKPVRPTQTKETKSTDSTPRRHARSLEDTDTESSELQSLKCYQCVDISEQPNCSSPEEVECRPGLTRCLNMMLIPPAYGITRRCASERECQSLESNPSSFVTARCCDTDLCN, from the exons ATGAAACTAGACCCACAG TTTCCAAGACAGTACATCCTACCCAACCCAAGGAAACTAGACCCACAG GAGAGACTGAACTCAGATTGTGTCTTTGCAGTTTCCAAGACAGTACATCCTACCCAACCCAAGGAACCTAGACCCACAG CTTTTACTCCAGTACGTCACACTGAACACTATGAAACTAGACCCACAG TTTCCAAACCAGTACGTCCTACTCAAACCAAGGAAACTAAATCCACAG ATTCCACACCGAGACGTCACGCTCGTTCCCTGGAAGATACAGATACTG AGTCCTCAGAGCTCCAGTCTCTGAAGTGCTATCAGTGTGTCGACATCTCCGAGCAGCCGAACTGCAGCAGCCCTGAGGAGGTGGAGTGTCGCCCTGGTCTGACCCGCTGTCTCAACATGATGCTCATCCCTCCTGCCT ACGGGATAACCCGGCGCTGCGCCTCGGAGAGGGAGTGCCAGAGCCTGGAGTCCAACCCCAGCAGCTTTGTGACAGCCCGCTGCTGTGACACTGACCTCTGCAACTGA